A window from Verrucomicrobiota bacterium encodes these proteins:
- a CDS encoding HNH endonuclease: MGGDSESHRFRGNIIGDKNPGDLESVYNELAADIHEGRVTSVQQVRIALKPVALSDGEFRDIFARKILPASGRGKRLVRHILCRLEQQLGNSAISDDSRNVTIEHILPENLTPDWEEAFDPDLHQRYVHRLGNVTLLTPSENRDVAQRPIGEKSVVYRRSQFLMTKRLDVEDWEPQSIEQRQSEMAGWAVTAWCF, from the coding sequence ATGGGAGGCGATTCCGAGTCCCACCGTTTCAGAGGCAACATTATCGGTGATAAGAACCCCGGTGATTTGGAGAGTGTTTACAACGAGCTTGCAGCCGACATTCACGAAGGCAGGGTCACCTCAGTTCAACAAGTCCGAATCGCTTTGAAGCCTGTGGCTCTATCGGACGGTGAGTTTCGTGACATTTTTGCTCGCAAGATTCTCCCGGCGTCTGGCCGAGGCAAGCGGCTCGTTCGTCATATCCTCTGTCGGCTGGAACAGCAGTTGGGAAATTCAGCCATCTCGGATGATTCACGCAATGTCACCATCGAGCATATACTGCCCGAGAACCTCACTCCCGACTGGGAGGAAGCTTTCGATCCGGACCTACATCAGCGGTACGTGCATCGGCTTGGGAACGTTACCCTTCTCACCCCGTCTGAGAATCGTGACGTGGCCCAGCGGCCAATCGGCGAGAAGAGTGTGGTCTATCGGCGGAGCCAATTCCTGATGACAAAGCGTCTTGACGTCGAAGATTGGGAACCCCAGAGCATTGAGCAACGGCAAAGCGAAATGGCTGGATGGGCGGTCACGGCTTGGTGCTTTTAG